In a single window of the Serratia quinivorans genome:
- a CDS encoding type II secretion system protein C, translating into MRFGIVYGDLPIIGRIDKEAWPTVLGYLFLLFGVLSVFWVGYEIPSAKEIPEANIKELSQIIVSKPMELEANPLLTLLYSNAHSNMPIEQTRFRITEKKLSNALLMAAPVAKLAVKVVGLLCDKDDHAGMVIIERSGRQQSYVSGEKINDTYPIVKILADRIIINENGFYAALMLEN; encoded by the coding sequence ATGAGGTTTGGCATTGTTTACGGCGACCTGCCAATCATCGGCCGTATTGACAAAGAAGCATGGCCGACAGTGCTGGGGTATCTATTTCTGTTGTTCGGGGTGCTGTCGGTATTTTGGGTCGGTTACGAAATTCCGAGTGCAAAAGAAATTCCTGAAGCCAATATTAAAGAATTATCCCAGATTATAGTCAGCAAACCCATGGAATTGGAGGCTAACCCATTACTGACCCTGTTATATTCAAATGCTCACTCCAACATGCCGATAGAGCAAACTCGTTTCCGTATTACCGAAAAAAAACTGAGTAATGCCCTATTAATGGCGGCGCCTGTAGCAAAGTTAGCGGTAAAAGTGGTGGGGTTGCTGTGCGATAAGGATGACCATGCCGGCATGGTGATTATTGAACGCTCAGGTCGGCAGCAGAGTTATGTATCAGGCGAAAAAATAAATGACACTTATCCGATAGTGAAAATATTGGCAGACCGGATCATTATCAATGAAAACGGATTTTATGCCGCATTAATGCTCGAAAATTGA
- the xapA gene encoding Xanthosine phosphorylase: MFNQEDAFSCAEVIRTRLPDFQPHAALILGSGLGALAEVMTDTLTIDYAELPGFPVSGVVGHAGQLVAGWLEGVPVLCMKGRGHYYEGRGMQVMTTAVRTFKLLGCEFLLATNAAGSLRQSVAPGSLVALTDHINFMPESPLVGDNDERFGPRFFSLANAYDRELRGQLAQVAQSVGIPLAEGVFAAYTGPNFETPAEIRMMQTLGCDVVGMSIVPEVLSARHCGLKVLVVSAMTNYAEGLSDTPLSHEQTLSCAALAAEDFMRLIREFFKTR; the protein is encoded by the coding sequence ATGTTTAATCAAGAAGATGCTTTTTCCTGTGCCGAAGTGATCCGCACCAGGCTGCCGGACTTCCAGCCGCACGCTGCTTTGATACTGGGCTCCGGGCTGGGCGCGCTGGCAGAGGTGATGACCGACACCCTGACCATCGACTACGCAGAGCTGCCGGGTTTCCCGGTCAGTGGCGTGGTGGGCCATGCCGGGCAACTGGTTGCCGGTTGGCTGGAGGGCGTGCCGGTGCTCTGCATGAAAGGGCGCGGTCACTACTACGAAGGGCGCGGCATGCAGGTGATGACCACCGCTGTGCGCACCTTCAAACTGCTGGGCTGCGAATTCCTGCTGGCCACCAATGCTGCCGGCTCGCTGCGTCAGTCGGTGGCACCGGGCAGCCTGGTGGCACTCACCGACCACATTAATTTTATGCCTGAGTCGCCGCTGGTTGGCGATAACGACGAGCGTTTTGGCCCGCGTTTCTTCAGCCTGGCCAACGCTTACGATCGCGAGCTGCGCGGCCAGTTGGCACAGGTGGCGCAAAGCGTAGGCATTCCGCTGGCCGAAGGGGTATTTGCCGCTTACACCGGGCCAAACTTCGAAACCCCGGCGGAAATCCGCATGATGCAAACGCTGGGCTGCGACGTGGTCGGTATGTCTATCGTGCCGGAAGTGCTCTCGGCACGTCACTGTGGGCTGAAAGTGCTGGTAGTGTCCGCGATGACCAATTACGCCGAAGGGCTGTCCGATACGCCGCTGTCCCATGAACAAACCCTGAGCTGTGCGGCGTTGGCGGCAGAGGACTTTATGCGCCTGATCCGCGAATTCTTCAAAACGCGGTAA
- the pulD gene encoding Pullulanase secretion envelope pulD: MYNLDLFPGRHWYMHAKMTNMLFSKMIALMAVLVMLLWVSAPVQAEAFSANFKGTDIHEFISTASKALGKTIIIDDAVKGKVTVRSYEPLDAGQYYQFFLNVLDVYGYAVISMPNNVLKVIPAKDGKRAALNALNTPAEGDELIMRIVPLNNIAAKEVAPLMRQFNDSIGIGNVVFLESGNALLITGRADVVNSLVELAHEMDRTEQAGVVSVALQHASATDVVSIVTTLFRDENRTKKGALPGMKVVADERTNTVLIAGEPSLQARIEGIIQQLDQEKASQGNTKVIRLKYAKAQGLLEVLSGVSANLQDEKKTVGNNVSVMKNMVIKADEQTNALIINATPDVMSNLEKVIEQLDIRRAQVLVEAVIVEMQNADGLNLGIQWANRYGGGTQFGNAQAQIAPGFKGGMTEVFKNANGLVTGFYSGNWAGLLTAISNQSQNNILATPSIMTLDNEDAEFSVGQDVPILTGSQTTNSDNVFNTVARKTVGIKLKVKPQINKGQSVLLQIEQEVSSVAENSSVDKDNLGATFNIRTVNNTVLVESGETVVVGGLLDKSQSDSKSAVPFLERIPLLGALFRSTSHKESKRNLILFIRPTVIRSTEEYAQESMRKAARFRSLDAQPLPLKTHAEAQLDRVGSTANGTFQRVQRQIDAFYPRGEP, translated from the coding sequence ATGTACAACCTCGACTTATTTCCAGGCAGACATTGGTACATGCACGCAAAAATGACAAATATGCTCTTCTCGAAAATGATCGCATTAATGGCAGTGCTCGTCATGCTGCTGTGGGTGAGCGCGCCCGTTCAGGCCGAGGCGTTTTCCGCCAATTTTAAAGGAACGGACATACACGAATTTATCAGTACAGCCAGTAAGGCGCTGGGGAAAACCATCATTATTGACGATGCGGTAAAAGGCAAGGTTACCGTGCGCAGCTATGAGCCGCTGGATGCCGGGCAATATTACCAATTTTTCCTCAACGTGCTTGATGTCTATGGTTATGCGGTGATCAGCATGCCCAACAACGTTCTGAAGGTGATCCCGGCGAAAGACGGCAAAAGGGCGGCGCTCAACGCCCTGAATACCCCAGCCGAAGGCGATGAGCTGATCATGCGGATTGTGCCCCTGAACAATATCGCGGCGAAAGAGGTGGCGCCGTTGATGCGCCAGTTTAACGACAGCATTGGTATCGGGAACGTGGTGTTCCTGGAAAGTGGCAATGCGTTGTTGATCACCGGCCGTGCCGATGTGGTCAATAGTCTGGTTGAGCTGGCCCATGAAATGGATCGTACCGAACAGGCCGGCGTGGTCTCTGTTGCCTTGCAACATGCCTCCGCCACCGATGTGGTCAGCATTGTCACCACGTTATTTCGGGATGAAAACCGCACGAAAAAGGGTGCGCTTCCCGGCATGAAAGTGGTTGCCGATGAACGGACCAACACCGTGCTGATTGCCGGTGAACCGAGCCTGCAGGCGCGCATCGAAGGGATTATCCAGCAGTTGGATCAAGAAAAAGCCAGCCAGGGGAATACCAAGGTGATCCGGCTGAAATATGCCAAAGCGCAAGGCCTGCTTGAAGTGTTGTCCGGCGTCAGCGCCAATCTGCAAGACGAGAAAAAAACGGTCGGCAACAACGTTTCCGTCATGAAGAACATGGTGATCAAGGCTGATGAACAGACCAATGCGCTGATCATCAACGCCACACCGGACGTGATGAGCAACCTGGAAAAAGTCATTGAGCAGCTTGATATTCGCCGGGCCCAGGTACTGGTTGAAGCGGTGATTGTCGAAATGCAAAACGCAGACGGTCTGAACCTGGGTATCCAATGGGCCAACCGTTACGGTGGCGGTACGCAGTTCGGCAACGCTCAGGCGCAGATCGCTCCCGGTTTTAAAGGGGGAATGACGGAGGTGTTTAAAAACGCCAACGGTCTGGTCACGGGATTTTACAGCGGTAACTGGGCCGGCTTGCTCACCGCCATCAGTAACCAGAGCCAGAACAATATTCTCGCCACGCCGAGCATCATGACGTTGGACAACGAAGATGCCGAGTTTAGCGTGGGTCAGGATGTGCCGATTCTGACCGGCTCGCAAACCACCAACAGTGACAACGTGTTTAATACGGTGGCGCGCAAAACCGTCGGCATCAAGCTCAAGGTCAAGCCGCAAATCAACAAAGGGCAGTCGGTACTGCTGCAGATCGAACAGGAAGTTTCCAGCGTGGCGGAAAACAGCTCGGTGGATAAGGATAACCTGGGCGCGACTTTCAATATCCGGACGGTGAATAACACGGTGCTGGTTGAAAGTGGTGAGACCGTGGTGGTCGGCGGTTTGCTGGACAAGTCGCAATCTGACAGCAAAAGTGCGGTGCCGTTTTTGGAGCGCATACCGCTGCTTGGGGCCTTGTTCCGCTCTACTTCTCATAAAGAGAGCAAACGGAATCTTATCTTGTTTATTCGCCCGACGGTCATACGCTCGACCGAGGAATACGCGCAAGAGAGTATGCGCAAAGCGGCCCGATTCCGCTCACTCGACGCGCAACCCCTTCCGTTAAAAACCCATGCGGAGGCGCAGCTCGATAGGGTCGGTTCCACCGCGAATGGCACCTTCCAGCGAGTCCAACGGCAAATTGATGCATTTTACCCGCGGGGGGAGCCGTGA
- the ftsP gene encoding Cell division protein FtsP precursor, with the protein MSLSRRQFIQASGLALCAGAVPLRAEASGMQTPLPIPPLLESRRGQPLFLTLQRAHWAFMDNRKTSVWGINGMYLGPTVRVYNGDDVKLIYSNRLPEPVAMTISGLQVPGTLMGGAPRMMSPNVDWSPVLPIRQSAATCWYHASTPNRMAPHVYNGLAGLWLVEDEVSKALPLPNHYGVDDFPLIIQDKRLDNFGTPEYAPPSQGGFIGDTLLVNGVQNPYVEVSRGWVRLRLLNASNSRRYMLQLSDGRPLNVIASDQGFLPAPVAVQQLSLAPGERREVLIDMSKGDEVTISAGEAAGIMDRLRGLIEPSSILVSTQVLTLKPTGLLPLVTDNLPMRLLADELLDGSVSRTREFRLGDSQAGINGAIWDMNRIDVQTQQGSWERWNIHADTPQAFHIQGVRFLVKRVNGAQPMAEDRGWKDTVWVDGDVELLVYFNQSTSEHFPFLFYSQTLEMADRGSAGQFMVQPAL; encoded by the coding sequence ATGTCACTCAGTCGACGTCAGTTTATTCAGGCATCGGGCTTGGCGCTGTGCGCAGGAGCCGTGCCGCTGAGGGCTGAGGCGAGCGGAATGCAGACCCCATTACCTATTCCCCCGCTGCTGGAGTCCCGCCGCGGCCAGCCGCTGTTTTTAACCTTGCAGCGCGCCCATTGGGCATTTATGGATAACCGCAAGACGTCGGTGTGGGGCATTAACGGCATGTACCTTGGGCCGACGGTGCGGGTTTACAACGGTGATGACGTCAAGCTGATCTACAGTAACCGCCTGCCGGAGCCAGTGGCGATGACCATCAGCGGTCTGCAGGTGCCGGGAACCCTGATGGGTGGCGCACCGCGCATGATGTCTCCTAACGTTGACTGGTCGCCGGTGCTGCCAATCCGTCAGAGTGCCGCCACCTGCTGGTATCACGCCAGCACGCCCAACCGCATGGCACCGCATGTTTACAACGGCCTGGCCGGGCTGTGGCTGGTCGAAGACGAAGTCAGCAAGGCATTGCCGCTGCCCAACCACTATGGCGTCGATGATTTCCCGTTGATCATTCAGGACAAGCGACTGGATAACTTCGGTACACCGGAATACGCTCCCCCGTCGCAGGGCGGCTTTATCGGCGATACGCTGTTGGTTAACGGCGTGCAAAATCCTTATGTCGAAGTGTCACGCGGTTGGGTGCGCCTGCGCCTGCTCAATGCCTCCAACTCACGCCGCTACATGCTGCAACTGAGTGACGGTCGGCCGTTAAATGTGATCGCCAGCGATCAGGGTTTCCTGCCGGCTCCGGTAGCGGTACAACAGCTGTCACTGGCTCCTGGTGAGCGCCGTGAAGTACTGATCGATATGTCAAAAGGCGATGAAGTGACGATCAGCGCCGGCGAGGCTGCGGGCATTATGGATCGCCTGCGTGGCCTGATTGAGCCTTCGAGCATCCTGGTTTCTACCCAGGTTCTGACGCTGAAACCGACCGGGTTGTTGCCGCTGGTGACCGATAACCTGCCGATGCGCCTGCTGGCGGATGAACTGCTGGACGGCAGCGTCAGCCGCACCCGTGAGTTCCGTCTGGGCGATAGCCAGGCCGGGATCAACGGGGCTATCTGGGACATGAACCGTATCGATGTGCAAACCCAGCAGGGCAGTTGGGAACGCTGGAATATCCATGCGGATACGCCGCAGGCGTTCCATATTCAGGGCGTACGTTTCCTGGTGAAACGGGTCAACGGTGCGCAGCCGATGGCGGAAGATCGCGGCTGGAAGGACACGGTATGGGTCGACGGCGACGTCGAGCTGCTGGTTTACTTCAACCAGTCCACTTCGGAACATTTCCCGTTCCTGTTCTACAGCCAGACGCTGGAGATGGCGGATCGCGGCAGCGCCGGCCAGTTTATGGTGCAGCCGGCGCTTTAA
- the xapB gene encoding Xanthosine transporter: protein MAIKTRLKVMVFLQFFIWGAWLVTLGSYMINTLHFSGMQVGMVYSAKGIAALIMPGLAGILADRWIKANYLYALCHLFGALALYCAAQVEQPMVMFWVMLFNAMVYMPTISLSNAISYFCLEKHGYDTVKDFPPVRVYGTVGFIVAMWLIGFSRIELSNLQLYLASGVSLLLAGYSLTLPNCPTSKVEKSKSWFSVLGLDALVLFRQRRMALFFLFAMLLGAALQVTNTFGNPFLHDFANNPLYQDSISVRYPAVLLSLSQISEVFFILTIPFFLRRYGIKQVMLISMAAWTLRFLFLAYGTPAGFGFVLLLLSMIVYGCAFDFFNISGAIFVEKEADHRIRASAQGLFMTMVNGIGAYLGAIASGEVVDFFTHNGVKDWQSIWLIFALYTLVLGVIFALTFNYQHRPEELPGAAQRAH, encoded by the coding sequence ATGGCAATAAAAACGCGACTGAAGGTGATGGTTTTTCTGCAGTTCTTTATCTGGGGTGCCTGGCTGGTTACGCTGGGATCTTACATGATTAACACCCTGCATTTCAGTGGGATGCAGGTGGGTATGGTCTACAGCGCCAAAGGCATCGCGGCGCTGATTATGCCGGGATTGGCAGGCATTCTTGCCGATCGCTGGATCAAGGCCAACTACCTGTACGCGCTGTGTCATTTGTTTGGTGCGCTGGCACTGTACTGTGCCGCCCAGGTTGAGCAACCTATGGTGATGTTCTGGGTGATGCTGTTCAACGCCATGGTGTATATGCCCACGATTTCGCTCTCCAACGCCATTTCTTATTTCTGCCTGGAGAAGCACGGTTACGATACGGTGAAAGATTTTCCGCCGGTACGGGTGTACGGCACCGTCGGCTTTATCGTAGCGATGTGGTTGATCGGTTTTAGCAGAATTGAACTCAGCAATTTGCAACTCTATCTGGCCTCCGGGGTGTCGTTGTTGTTGGCGGGTTATTCGCTGACGCTGCCGAATTGCCCGACCAGCAAAGTGGAAAAATCGAAAAGCTGGTTCAGCGTTTTGGGGCTGGACGCGCTGGTGCTATTCCGCCAGCGGCGCATGGCGCTGTTTTTCCTGTTTGCCATGTTATTGGGTGCCGCACTGCAGGTCACCAACACCTTCGGCAATCCCTTCCTGCACGATTTCGCCAATAACCCGTTGTATCAGGACAGCATAAGCGTCAGGTACCCCGCGGTGCTGTTGTCGCTGTCACAAATCTCCGAGGTGTTCTTTATCCTCACCATTCCGTTCTTCTTGCGTCGATATGGCATCAAACAGGTGATGTTGATCAGCATGGCGGCCTGGACCCTGCGTTTCCTGTTCCTGGCCTATGGCACCCCGGCGGGTTTCGGTTTTGTGCTGCTGCTGCTTTCGATGATCGTCTACGGTTGCGCCTTTGATTTCTTTAATATCTCAGGGGCTATTTTCGTTGAGAAAGAGGCCGATCACCGCATTCGTGCCAGTGCACAAGGGTTGTTTATGACCATGGTGAACGGTATCGGCGCTTATCTGGGGGCGATTGCCAGCGGTGAGGTGGTGGACTTCTTCACCCACAACGGCGTCAAGGACTGGCAAAGTATCTGGCTAATCTTCGCGTTATATACGTTGGTATTGGGAGTGATTTTCGCACTGACCTTCAACTACCAGCATCGGCCGGAGGAGTTGCCAGGGGCGGCGCAACGGGCACATTAA
- the plsC gene encoding 1-acyl-sn-glycerol-3-phosphate acyltransferase produces MLLILRAVLATLYCLLVCIFGSIYCLVFRPRDPRHVATFGHLFGRLSGLFGLKVEVRVPADAAKNGNCIYIANHQNNYDMVTAAKAVQPRTVTVGKKSLLWVPFFGPLYWVTGNLLIDRDNRAKAHGTIAQVAEQFKKRDISVWMFPEGTRSRGRGLMPFKTGAFHAAIAAGVPIVPICVSTTSGKINLNRWDNGHAIVEVMEPIDISNYGRENVRELAAHCHELMLAKIAELDAEVAQRNAAGK; encoded by the coding sequence ATGTTATTAATTTTACGTGCCGTGCTCGCCACTCTGTATTGTCTTCTGGTGTGCATTTTCGGTTCTATTTACTGTTTGGTATTCCGCCCCCGCGATCCCCGCCATGTGGCGACGTTCGGTCATTTGTTTGGTCGCCTGTCCGGGTTATTTGGTCTGAAAGTGGAAGTCCGGGTACCGGCCGATGCGGCCAAAAACGGCAACTGCATTTATATTGCCAACCACCAGAATAACTACGATATGGTGACGGCCGCCAAAGCGGTGCAGCCGCGCACCGTGACCGTGGGTAAAAAAAGCCTGCTGTGGGTTCCGTTCTTCGGCCCGCTGTATTGGGTGACCGGTAACTTGCTGATTGACCGGGATAATCGCGCCAAGGCGCACGGTACCATTGCCCAGGTGGCTGAACAGTTTAAAAAACGTGATATTTCGGTCTGGATGTTTCCAGAAGGTACGCGCAGCCGCGGGCGTGGGTTGATGCCGTTTAAAACCGGTGCATTTCACGCGGCAATCGCTGCCGGGGTGCCGATTGTGCCGATCTGCGTTTCCACCACCAGCGGTAAAATTAATCTTAACCGTTGGGATAACGGTCATGCGATCGTAGAAGTGATGGAACCGATCGATATCAGTAATTACGGTAGAGAAAATGTGCGTGAGCTGGCAGCCCATTGCCATGAGCTGATGCTGGCGAAAATTGCCGAGCTGGACGCAGAAGTTGCCCAGCGCAATGCAGCCGGAAAATAA
- the pulG gene encoding Pullulanase secretion protein pulG: MRTPTMARNTRQSGFTLMEIMVVIVILGLLASFIIPNLMGNKDKADRQKAVSDIVALENGLDMYRLDNGRYPNNEQGLEALIAKPVTPPLPRNYPEDGYLRRLPQDPWGERLPFA, encoded by the coding sequence ATGCGAACCCCAACAATGGCAAGGAACACCCGGCAGTCGGGATTTACACTGATGGAAATCATGGTGGTGATTGTGATCCTGGGCCTGCTGGCCAGCTTTATCATCCCCAATCTGATGGGCAATAAGGACAAGGCGGATCGGCAAAAAGCCGTCAGCGACATTGTTGCGCTGGAGAATGGGCTGGATATGTACCGTCTCGACAATGGCCGCTACCCCAACAACGAACAGGGGCTGGAGGCGTTGATTGCCAAACCGGTGACGCCACCGCTGCCCCGTAATTATCCGGAAGATGGCTACCTGCGCCGCCTGCCGCAGGATCCCTGGGGGGAGCGATTACCGTTTGCTTAA
- the epsE_1 gene encoding Type II traffic warden ATPase produces the protein MNTPCLSYAWARQHHAVLTSEENQYTLWCRQDVGLATLAELARLLEADIPLCLLDENAFEQKLLEHYQQGNSNTQKTMDDLGKELDFYSLAQALPATQDLLDEQDDAPIIRLLNAMLSEAIKERASDIHIETYDSELVIRFRIDGVLKTILTPQHQLAALLTSRIKVMSKLDITEKRIPQDGRITLKIGGRAVDVRVSVLPTNHGERVVMRLLDKSSVSLDLARMGIRSVEFAALTRLVHQPHGVILVTGPTGSGKSTTLYALLMQINDGNRNIMTIEDPVEFELKGISQTQVNTRVDMTFARGLRALLRQDPDVVLLGEIRDTETAHIAVQASLTGHLVLSTLHTNTAIGAITRLRDMGIEPFLLASSLTGILAQRLVRKLCPHCRQAYVLSAEQALSLQLSVEIEQVAWRPIGCEKCNGLGYRGRLGIHELLLIDDAIRKAIHLGSSEQEIEQLCGHARHTLRQDGARKLLTGETSIEEVLRVTGGDHCGEV, from the coding sequence GTGAACACACCCTGTTTGTCTTATGCCTGGGCCCGTCAGCATCACGCAGTACTCACCAGCGAAGAAAACCAATACACCCTATGGTGTCGACAGGACGTGGGCCTGGCCACGTTGGCCGAGCTTGCGCGTCTGCTGGAGGCCGACATTCCGCTGTGTTTGCTGGACGAAAATGCCTTTGAGCAGAAGTTGCTGGAACATTACCAACAGGGCAACAGCAATACGCAAAAGACCATGGACGACCTGGGCAAGGAACTGGATTTCTACAGCCTGGCGCAGGCGCTGCCGGCCACCCAGGATCTGCTGGATGAACAAGACGATGCGCCGATTATCCGTTTGCTTAATGCGATGCTCAGTGAAGCCATTAAAGAGCGGGCCTCAGATATTCATATCGAGACCTATGACAGCGAACTGGTGATCCGCTTTCGTATTGATGGGGTGCTGAAAACCATTCTGACTCCCCAGCATCAACTGGCGGCCTTGCTGACATCTCGCATTAAGGTGATGTCCAAACTGGACATTACCGAGAAGCGCATCCCGCAGGATGGCCGCATCACGTTGAAGATTGGCGGCCGGGCCGTCGATGTGCGGGTGTCCGTGCTTCCGACCAATCACGGCGAGCGGGTGGTGATGCGTCTGCTGGATAAAAGCAGCGTCAGTCTGGATCTCGCCAGGATGGGCATACGCTCGGTGGAGTTCGCGGCGCTGACGCGACTGGTTCATCAGCCCCATGGGGTGATCCTGGTGACTGGCCCGACCGGCTCGGGCAAAAGCACCACGCTTTATGCGTTACTGATGCAGATTAATGACGGCAATCGCAACATCATGACCATAGAAGACCCGGTGGAGTTTGAATTAAAGGGCATTTCGCAAACCCAGGTCAACACGCGGGTTGATATGACGTTTGCCCGCGGGTTACGCGCCTTGCTGCGGCAAGATCCGGATGTGGTGTTGCTGGGCGAAATACGCGATACCGAAACCGCACATATCGCCGTACAGGCTTCACTGACCGGGCACCTGGTGTTATCCACGCTGCATACCAATACCGCCATCGGCGCCATCACCCGTCTGCGTGACATGGGGATCGAACCCTTCCTGCTGGCCAGTTCGCTGACGGGCATTCTCGCTCAGCGGCTGGTACGAAAATTGTGCCCGCATTGCCGCCAGGCCTATGTGCTTTCTGCAGAGCAAGCGCTCTCGCTACAGCTCTCTGTCGAGATTGAGCAGGTCGCGTGGCGTCCGATCGGCTGTGAAAAATGCAATGGCCTGGGCTACCGTGGGCGTCTGGGGATCCATGAACTGCTGCTGATTGATGACGCCATTCGCAAAGCCATTCATTTGGGCAGCAGTGAGCAGGAGATAGAACAACTCTGCGGCCATGCGCGACACACCCTGCGGCAAGACGGCGCGCGCAAACTGCTGACTGGTGAAACCAGTATTGAGGAAGTTCTGCGGGTCACCGGGGGGGATCATTGCGGTGAAGTTTAA
- the tfdR gene encoding HTH-type transcriptional regulator tdfR, whose amino-acid sequence MNFTQAALRLNISQPPLSKHIKELESQLGVELFKRTTRSMALTLAGRTLFHNVEMLLDQAGHALNQVQQLGRGEAGHMVIGMVGTSVWGGLIPALKRFTGQTANVTWALNELTPSQQIAALQKRHIDIGVWREAKEQVLPGLASQLLARENIALVLPQGHPLAQAESLPLAALRHEKFIVLPPHEASLGLYLHNLCLQQGFKPDIAYQVNEPQTLMALVAEGYGITLLPDSYGRIPWPGVRFCPLQQAPSADLYAIYHADSATPVVQAFLEMLRTAPQNKSVQRA is encoded by the coding sequence ATGAACTTCACTCAGGCGGCGCTGCGGCTGAATATTTCGCAGCCGCCGCTCAGCAAACATATTAAAGAGTTGGAGAGCCAACTGGGCGTGGAGTTATTCAAGCGTACCACCCGATCGATGGCATTGACGCTGGCCGGTCGCACGCTGTTTCACAATGTAGAAATGCTGCTCGATCAGGCCGGGCATGCGCTCAATCAGGTGCAGCAGTTGGGGCGCGGCGAGGCCGGGCATATGGTGATCGGCATGGTCGGCACTTCGGTTTGGGGCGGGCTAATCCCGGCGTTGAAACGCTTTACCGGGCAAACGGCCAACGTCACCTGGGCGTTAAACGAACTGACACCCAGCCAGCAGATTGCTGCGCTGCAAAAGCGTCATATCGATATTGGCGTCTGGCGCGAGGCAAAGGAGCAGGTATTGCCGGGGCTGGCGAGTCAGTTGCTGGCACGGGAGAATATTGCGCTGGTGCTGCCGCAGGGCCACCCACTGGCTCAGGCGGAAAGCCTGCCGCTCGCCGCGCTGCGGCATGAAAAATTCATTGTCCTACCGCCGCACGAAGCCAGTTTGGGTCTCTATCTGCACAATTTGTGTCTGCAGCAGGGTTTCAAGCCGGATATCGCCTATCAGGTCAACGAGCCGCAAACGCTGATGGCACTGGTGGCCGAAGGCTATGGCATCACGCTGCTGCCGGACAGTTACGGCCGTATTCCCTGGCCCGGCGTGCGTTTTTGCCCGCTGCAGCAGGCGCCGTCAGCGGATCTTTACGCTATTTATCATGCCGACAGCGCAACGCCGGTAGTGCAGGCGTTTCTGGAGATGCTGCGTACAGCTCCCCAGAACAAGTCTGTGCAACGAGCTTAA
- the gspF gene encoding type IV pilin biogenesis protein: MQFPSVFDRLFCAMVAAGESSGQLPLIFTELADYVEQRQKIKNKMTQAMTYPVILTLVAIAVIGVLLVAVVPKVIEQFVHMKQTLPLTTQILLLCSEGVGRWGPSGLAVVVLSLLGFRWQLKKQRFRLAWHRYLLRMPYLGSLFLNLDTARYAHTLSILTLSAVPLLDSMNISAAVLNNEEARRRLLEAMTQVQEGGSLHQALADSDLFSPMMRHMIAAGERSSELGSMLKRAAAMQQDALNQRIALVLSLFEPALVISMAGIVLFIILAILQPILQLNNMMG, encoded by the coding sequence ATGCAATTCCCCTCGGTTTTTGACCGTCTGTTTTGCGCCATGGTGGCCGCCGGAGAGAGCAGCGGCCAATTGCCGCTGATCTTCACCGAGTTGGCGGACTATGTCGAACAGCGGCAGAAAATCAAAAATAAAATGACTCAGGCAATGACTTACCCCGTGATATTGACGCTGGTCGCCATTGCGGTGATCGGCGTGCTGTTGGTGGCGGTGGTACCGAAGGTGATTGAACAGTTTGTGCATATGAAACAAACGCTGCCGTTAACCACGCAGATCCTCCTGCTGTGCAGTGAAGGCGTCGGTCGGTGGGGGCCTTCTGGCCTGGCGGTGGTCGTGCTGAGCTTGCTGGGTTTTCGCTGGCAGTTGAAAAAACAGCGGTTTCGCCTGGCGTGGCACCGTTATCTGTTGCGCATGCCGTACCTGGGAAGCCTGTTCCTGAATCTGGATACGGCCCGTTATGCACACACTCTCAGCATCCTGACGCTCAGCGCGGTGCCTTTACTGGACAGCATGAATATCAGTGCTGCGGTGTTGAATAACGAGGAGGCCCGGCGTCGGTTGCTCGAGGCGATGACGCAGGTGCAGGAGGGGGGATCTTTGCATCAGGCGCTGGCGGACAGCGATCTTTTTTCCCCGATGATGCGCCACATGATCGCGGCGGGCGAACGCAGCAGTGAACTTGGCAGCATGTTGAAACGGGCCGCCGCTATGCAACAGGACGCCCTTAATCAGCGCATCGCGTTGGTCCTGAGCCTGTTTGAGCCGGCGCTGGTGATCAGCATGGCCGGCATTGTCCTGTTCATTATTCTGGCGATCCTGCAGCCGATCTTACAGCTCAACAACATGATGGGTTAA